The following is a genomic window from Variovorax paradoxus.
CATGCCGCGCGTGAACACCGCCACCAGTCCCACGCAGAGAAAGGTCACGGCCTGCATCCAGGCGTCGAAGTTGCCGGCGGCCATGTTCTTGACCGGGACGCTCGCCAGGTTGAGCCCGATCACCGCCACCACGGCCCCGGTAACCACCGGCGGCATGAAGCGTTCGATCCACCCCGTGCCAACGGCCTGCACGATGGCGCCGATGAGGATGTAGATCACCCCGCACGCCACGATGCCGCCCAGCGCCACCGCAATGTTGGTATTGGGGCCCTTGCCCGCATAGCCGCTGGCTGCAATGACCACGCCGATGAAAGCGAAGCTCGAGCCCAGGTAGCTGGGTACCTTGCCGCCCGTCACCAGGAAGAAGATGAGCGTGCCGATGCCGCTCATCAAAATGGCGATGTTCGGGTTGAAGCCCATGAGGATGGGCGCCAGCACCGTGGCGCCGAACATCGCAATGACGTGCTGCACGCCCATGGCGCCGGTCTGCAGCCAGGGCAGGCGTTCGTCGGGCGCGACCACGCTGCCCTCGGTGGCGGCGACTTCGCGCCAGCTGAATAGATTGCTCATGAGTGGTTATCTCCTCGATGGTTTTATGTGCCCGGTGGGCTTCTTTCGGCCGCTCTTCAATCGCTAGCGCGGCGGCAGCACCGCCATTGTGATGCGCGAGACGCAGGTCAGGTCGCCGGCATCGTTGGTCATGTCGATCTGCCACACCTGCGTGGTGCGCCCGCGGTGCACCGGCCGTGCCGTGCCGGTGACCCAGCCGCTGGTGGCCGAGCGAATGTGGTTGGCGTTGATGTCCAGGCCCACCGCCCGGTCGCCTTCGGGGGCGGAGTAGTGCGCGCCGCATGAGCCCAGCGTTTCGGCCAGCACCACCGACACGCCGCCGTGCAAGATGCCGTAGGGCTGGCGCGTGCGCTCGTCCACCGGCACGCGGGCGCGGATGAAGTCGTCGCCCACCTCCAGGAATTCCATGCCCAGCGTGGAAACGGCGGTGTTGACGTGGTTGCGGGTCAGCTCTTCGACCGAGATCTCTTTCTTCCAGATTCGCATTCGTTTTCTCCAGTACGGATGTGCTGGAAACTATAGCGATGGCGGCTGACAATGGCAGTCTCCTTTGCGTGCTAACTTGCTGCGATGAAGCACCCTCTCAGACGCTGGCTGGCCGGCATTGCCGTGGTCCTGTTGATCGGGGCCGGGGTGCTGGTATGGGTGGTGAGCACCCGCTTGCCCAGCGACGAAGAGGTGGCGGTACGAATTTCCGAAGCCTTCGAGAAGCGCTTTGGCGTCGGCCTCAAGGTGGGCGGTGCGCATTGGTCGCTGCTGCCGGCGCCGGTGCTCGTGCTTTCCGACGTTTCTACCGACCAGCCCCGCCCGATCACGCTGCGCCGCATCACGGTGCAGCTCAAGCTCAGGGAACTGCTCGGCCGGGTCGTCGCCGTGGACGAAGCCGAGATCGAAAGCCTGGTGCTGCCGCGCGAATCGTTTCGCGCGTTTCGCGGCAAGGAGCCCAAGCCGAAGGAGGCCGGCAACATCGTCGCGTTGCCTTCGCCCTGGACGCTGGCCCCCGTGCCGCTCGAAAAGCTGCGCTGGCGCGACGTCGTCTGGATCGACCGGCGCGACATTGCGCTGGCCTACGACGGAGAGATCAGCTTCGACGCCAACTGGCGCCCGCGCCAGGCGCGCCTCGAACGCGCCGGCGCATCGCCTCCCGCCCGCTTGCGCCTTGACCGCGCGGCCGCAGGGCAAGACCGGTGGCGCACCCGCATCGACGTGGGCGGCGGCACGTGGAACGGCGTCACCCTGCTGGAAGCGCAGCCGGAGGACAAGCTGCGCCTGTCGGCCGAGCTGGAGCCCCGGCAAGTCGACATCGAAGGCCTGGTGCAAGCCTTCGGACGGCGCACTGCAGTCGCCGGCAAGGTCTCGGGCTTTTCCACGCTGGTGGCCGAAGCCGGCGACCTGGGCGGGCTGGTCCGCGGCATGCGTACGCGCACCACCTTTTCGGTTCGCCCCGCCACACTCACCGGGCTGGACCTTGCCAAGACAGTGCTTACCGCGGGCACGGACCGCAGCGGCACCACGCCGCTCGACGAGCTCACCGGCACCCTCGAAACGCAGGGCACCGAAGACGGCATCGTGCTGCGCTACACCAACCTGAAGGCGCGCTCGGGCGTGCTCACCGCCAGCGGCAACCTGCGGTTCTTCAACCGCAAGCTGGACGGCGAACTGGCGGTCGACCTGGTCGACGGCGTCGTGGGGATGCCGCTCAAGATCGGCGGCACCGCCAGCGACCCGCAGATTTCACTCACGGGCGGCGCGCTGGCCGGCGCCGCGGTCGGCAGCGCGGTCCTGCCGGGCGTGGGCACGGCCATTGGCGCGCGCCTGGGGCAGCAGGTGGAAAAGCTGTTCGGCACGGAGGCACCCGCCAAAAAAGCGGCCCCTGCACCCCGAAAGCAGGGCGCTACGCCAGTTCGTTGAACTGGATCACGCCCTCCTTCATGACCAGCGGAATGCGCTCGCCTTGCCCCAGCAGGCACGAAACGTCGCGCAGCGGATTGCCGTCGACAACCAGGACGTCGGCGAGCGCACCCGGCACCAGGCGGCCCAGGCGCTCCGGCAGGCCCAACACTTCGGCGCCGATGACGGTGGCACTGGCAATGGCCTCGGCGGGCGATAGCACCTCGGCACGCAGGCGAAACTCGTCGCTCTGCAGCCGCTGCGATTCGCCCAGCAGGTCGGAGCCGAAGCCCATCTTCACGCCCGCCGCCTTGTAGATCTCCAGCGAGCGCAGGCCCGCCTCGCGCACGTCGGCCACCTTGGCGACGCTCTCCTTGGGCAGGCCGAAGCTCTCACCCTCGTTGGCCAGCGCGTCGTAGGTAACCAGCGTCGGCACCGCGTAGGCGCCCATTTGCGCCATGAGAGCCGCGGTGGGCGCGTCGACCAGGTTGCCGTGCTCGATGGTGCGCACGCCGCAGCGCACGGCCCTGGCAATGGCCTCCGCGGTGTAGGCATGGGCCAGCACATAGGTGCCGCGCGCCCGCGCTTCCTCGACGATGGCGCGGATCTCGTCCTCGCTGTAGCCGAAAGCGCCAACGGGGTCGGTCGGCGAGGCCACGCCGCCCGAGGCCATGATCTTGATCTGATCGGCGCCCATCTGCAGCTCTTCGCGCACCGCCCGGCGTACGGCGTCGACGCCGTCGACCACGCGTGCCAGCGCGCCCACCCGCACGCAGGTCGGGCAGGGGGCGTTGGGGTCGAGAAAATCGGAGCGCGCCCGCATGTCGCCGTGACCGCCCGTCTGGCTCAGTGCGCGGCCCGAGACGAACAGGCGCGGCCCCTGGGCCAACCCCGATTCGACCGCCTGCTTGAACGCGAACCCCGCGCCGCCCGCATCGCGCACCGTGGTGAACCCGCGGCGCAGCATTCCGCGCAGCATGGGCACGCTGCGCAGCGTAATGAGCACGTTCGGCATGTGCACCTGCCGCGCAAGGTTGAGCTCCACCGCAATCACGTGCACGTGCAGGTCGATGAGGCCCGGCATCAGCGTCTTGCCCTTCAGGTCGATGACCCGCGCCGCCTTGCTCTGGAGCGGCTTGTCGGAGACCTCGCGCACCACCCCGCCCTCGACCAGGAGGTCGTGGCCTTCCAGCAGCTCGGCGCGCAGCGGATCGAGCAGGGAGGCGTTCTTGAAAAGCACCGCGTCGGTCATGCCAGGGGCTCCTTGGTGTGTTGCGCCATTACGGCCGGCACCGCCAGTTGCGCGAACACGCGCGCGAGCTCGACGTGCCCGGCGCCGTACCAGTTCTCTTCATGCAGCATGTTGAGCGTGCCCAGTGTTTCGCCGCGCCAGCGCAGCGGAATGTTCAGCACGCTGCGGCAGCCCAGCGAAATGATGAGTTCGTGGTCGTAGAAGACGTCGCGCAGGTCGTCGGCGTTGCGGCCGATGTAAGGCAGGCCACGCTGCATCACCTGCTGCATCCACGGCGAGTCGGTAACCGGCTTGCGGCCGCCCACCGGGTAGGCCTCGCGCATGTTGGTGTACACGCGCTCCGACTCCCGCGCCTCCCGGTGGTGCACCAGGATGGTGAAGAGCCGGTGGCCGATGGTTGCGGCCACCGCCTTCTCGAGCGCGTCGAAGGTGGCCTGGGGTTGCTGCGTGTCGGCGTGGGCGCGTGCGACGGCCGACAGCGACTCATCGAATGGCTTGGGTTGCATGGATGTCTTGGGTCAGGAAAGTTCGGTTGCCGCGATGTCCTCGAGCGAACGCCCGCGCGTCGGAATGCCCATGAAAGTGACGGCCGCTGCGCCCAGCAGCAGCACCGCCGTGGTCATGCCGAACACGCCCGCAAAGCCCAGCGCCGGATAGATGAAGCCCACCAGGATCGGCGCCGTGATGCCCCCGATGCGCCCGATGGCCGACGCCAGGCCGGAGCCCGTGGCGCGCACCTGCGTCGGAAACACCTCTGGCGTATAGGCGTAGACACCCGCATAGGTGCCGTTCATGAAGAAGGACAGCAGAACGCCCGCCGCCATGATCTGCGCGTCGCTGTGCGTAAAGGCCAGCCCCAGCGCCGAGATGCCGCCCAGCAGCATGTAGCTCACGATGGTCGCCTGCCGGCCGATCTTCTCGTTGAGCCACGCGGCCGAGAAGTAGCCCGGAATCTGCGCGAGATAGATCACGAGCGAGTAGCCGAAGCTCTTGGTGATCGTCATGCCGTTCTGGATCAGCAGGCTGGGAATCCACGTGAAGAACGAGTAGTAGCTGAAGGTGATCGCCAGCCACATCAGCCAGGTCATGGTGCTGATGCGGATGAGCTTGCTGGAGACCAGCGTGGCGTAGTTCTTCAGCAGGCTGCCGCGGCTGTTGCTGGGCGGCGGCGCGGCCACGTCTTGCGCGTTGAGCGCGGGCAGCGCAAGGCCGCGCTGCACCGTCTCGGACTCCATTGCATCGACGATGGTTTCGGCTTCGGCCTGCCGGCCCTGGCTTTCGAGCCAGCGCGGCGATTCGGGCAGCGCACGGCGCCACCACAACAGCAGCAGCACCGGCATTGCGGTAATGAAGATGACGATGCGCCATCCCTGCGGATGCGCCGGCACGATGAAGTAGCCCAGCAGCGCCGCCGCGACGAAGCCGAACGAGAAGAAGCCCGCCAGTGCGCCGGTGAAAGTGCCCCGGTAGCGGCGCGCCACAAACTCCGAAAGGTAGGGCGCAATGATTGCGCTCTCCGCGCCTGCGCCGAAGCCGGCCACGATGCGCAGCGCAAGGAACACCGTCCAGCTGTCGACCATGCCGCTGAAGAGCGACGCCACGCAGTAGATCGCCAGCGCCGACATCATGACCACGCGCCGCCCGAACAGGTCTCCGCAGGTGCCTGACGCAAGCGCACCGAAGAAGAAGCCGATGAAGTTTGCGCTGGCCAGCACGCCGATCTGCACGCTGCTGAGCCCCCATTCGGTGCGCAGCACCGGCAGCACGAAAGCGATCACCGCGGCGTCCATTGCGTCGAAGGTGTAGCCCAGCCCTCCCATCATGAGCAGCCGGCGGTGAAAACCGGAGAAGGGCAGGCGCTCTATGCGAGCCGACAGCATGGTCATGTGAATCCCTCGACTTCGGTGGTGGTGCGTTGAAGCGGCAGATCGTAGGATCGCGGGGATATCACGACAAATTTATACGTGTGATTGTGTTTATAGATCCAGTGAATGATCGGGCCGCACACAATGAACTACCGCTCTGCCGATCTCAACCTGCTGAAGGTGTTCGAGGCCCTCATGACCGAAGGCAACGTCACGCGGGCAGCCAGCAAGCTGTCGCTCACGCAGCCCGCGGTCAGCAATGCGCTGCGCCGCTTGCGGGAAACCTTCGACGACGCGCTCTTCGTGCGCAGCGGTGCCGGCGTCAACCCGACGCGGCGGGCCATCGACCTGTGGGAGCCGCTGTCGCAGTCGCTGCATGCGATTCGCGGCACGCTCGACGTCGAGCGCTTCGATGCCCTGCGAAGCACCGCAAGCCTGAGCATCGCAATGTCCGACTACGTGTCGGGCATCGTGGTGCCCCGGCTCGCCAGCAGGCTCAGCAAGTCGGGGCCTTCGATGCAGATCCACGCCATTCCCAACACGCTGGTCGATTTCGACAAGGTGCTGGCCGACAACAAGGCCGATTTCGCGATCAGTGTCTACAACGAGGAAGTGCAGCGCCCGGCGTTTCTCAAGTCGAGGGCGCTGTGGTCGCCCGATTTCGTCTGCGTCATGCGCACCGGGCATCCGCTGGCGCGCGCCGACAGGATTCCGCTGAAAAAATTCCTGGCGGCGCGCCACGTGGACGTGAGCCTGGTCGGCAAGACCACGCCCACCTACGACCTGTTCCTGCACAGCCGCGGGCTGCAGCGCAACCTGGTCGCGACGGTGAACCACTACGGCGCGGCGTACGAAGTGGTGCGCCGTTCCGACCTGATGGCGGTGCTGCCGTGGTCCGAAAAGTTCGAGCCCGCGCGCTGGCGGGCCTTCGCCGGATGCCGGTGCCGCTGGAGGCTCCGGCACGCATCATCGAACTCTTCTGGCACCAGCGGCACGAGACTTCGGCGCTGCACCAGTGGCTGAAGAACACGCTGCTGGCGCTGTTCGAGCAGCCTTCGTGATCAGGCGCGCAGGTGTATCACCTGCAGGTCGTGGTGCGCGCCGGCATGCAGCCGTGCCACCTCGGCCGCGCGCCGCGTGAGCACTGCTCGCTGGTTGATGTAGCCCTTGTCGGTGATCTCGCCCGCATCGAGGCTCGGCGGCTCGGAGAGCACCAGCGCGCGCGTGGGGCATTGCGACGAGCCCGCGCCTTCGTCCCGCAGTGTGCGCAGCACGTCGGCAATTCGCTCTGCAAGTGCCTGTGGCGCAGCTTGCGGAGCGGCAAACACCAGCATGCCGATCTCGTCGCTGTCGTGGCCGGTGAGCACCACGTCCTGCGCATGCGGCGCCAGCATCGACACCAGCTTGACGCGCAGGGTACCCACCGACACCCAGGTGCCGCTCGAGAGCTTGAAGTCTTCCGCCACGCGGCCGTTGAAGACCACGCCGCGCTCGGGCCGGCCGGCATCGGCCAGGTAGCCCGCATCGCCGATGCGGTAGTAGCCTTCTTCGTCGAAAGCCTCCGCCGTTTCACGCGGCGCATGCCGATAGCCCGGAAACACCGAGACACCCTTCACGCGCATCTCGAGCTTCTGCCCGTTGGGCACGAACTTGAGCTCGAGCCCCGGCAGCGGCGCGCCGATGCAGCCCGCGCCGTCGAGCTTCCAGTGCGCCGAGGTGATGGCCGGCGACGTCTCGGTTGCGCCCCATGAGGTGGTGAGCCACAGCGGGCGCTCGGGCCGTACGCGCTGGGCCACCGCTTCGAGCCGCTGCCAGGTCGAAGGCGCGAGCGCCGCCGCTGCGTAGAAGGCCAGCCGCAGCCGCGAGAACACCTCGGCGGCCAGCGCGTCGTCGGCTTCGAGAAACGGCAGCAGCATGTCGAAGCCGCGCGGCACGTTGAACAGCAGCGTCGGCTTTACCTCTCGCAGGTTGCGCACGGTCTTTTCGATGAGCCCCGGCGCCGGCCGGCCTTCGTCGATGTAGAGCGCGCCGCCGTGGCACAGCACCATGTTCAGGTTGTGGTTGGCGCCGAAGGTGTGGCTCCAGGGCAGCCAGTCGACCAGCACCGGCTTCTCCAGTGCGAGAAAGCGCCAGGTCTGCGCCATCATCTGCTGGTTGGCGCACAGCATGCGATGGGTGTTGATCACCACCTTGGGCTTGCCCGTGGAGCCCGAGGTCAGCAGGTACTTGGCGTGGGTGTCGGGCAGCACGGCCTGGTAGGCCTGCGTCACGGCCGGCGTTTCGCTGGCCTCGAGCAACTGCGCAAAGGGCAGGGCGCCGGCGTGCGCGTCGGCATTGCAGCTGAACACCGCCACCGCCTCCACGCCGCAGCCCGCGAGCGCGCCGCCGTACACCTTGGCGTCCGATGCGTAGACCAGCGCCGGTTGCAGCGCCTGCAGCATGCCGTGCAGCCGCGACGGGTCCTTGGCCATGCGCGAGTACGCGCTTGACAGCGAGCAGGCCGTGCGCCCGATGTGCATGGCCGCCAGCATCAGCACGGCATGGTCGATCGAGTTGTCCGAGAGGATTGCAATGGGCTTGCCCTCGGGCAGCTTCAGGTCGAGCAGGGCCTGCGCCACCGCGCCCACGGCCTGGCGCAGCGCGCGGTAGTCGAGCCTGCGCCAGCCTTCGCCGCTCTCGTCGCGTTCCGCAAAGGCCAGCGCATCGGGCGTTTCGCGCGCCCACCGTTCGATCCATTCGCCGATGCACCGCGCGTAGGGCTTGAGCGCCATCGGCGAACGCAGCGCGAAGGAGCCGTCGTCGAAATCGATGCGCACCGTGCGCGGCGGGGCGATCTGGCTCTCGTCAAGGAGGAAGTCGTCGTTCATGTCAATCGAGTTTGCCGGTATCGGCTTTGGCGCGAATCAGGTTCAACAGCAGGATGTCGCGGGCGGCTTCGAGGTCGGCCACGCGCCGCGAACCCAGTTCTTCGGCCACGCCCTCGGCCACCTTCTCTTTGAGCTCTTCCGTCATCGACGGCGCGCCGAGATCCTTCCACCAGTCTTCGATCGGTCCGCCCAGATGGGCGAGCACATGCTCGAGGCCGCCCGCGCCACCCGAGAGGTGCAGGTTCATGAAAGGGCCCATCACGGCCCAGCGCAAGCCGGGGCCGTGCGCAATGGCGGTGTCGATGTCGGCCACGCTCGCCACGCCTTCGTTGACCAGGTGAAAGGCCTCGCGCCAGAGCGCGGCCTGCAGCCGGTTGGCAATGTGGCCCTTGACCTCGCGCTTCACATGGATCGGCCGCTTG
Proteins encoded in this region:
- a CDS encoding hotdog fold thioesterase, whose translation is MRIWKKEISVEELTRNHVNTAVSTLGMEFLEVGDDFIRARVPVDERTRQPYGILHGGVSVVLAETLGSCGAHYSAPEGDRAVGLDINANHIRSATSGWVTGTARPVHRGRTTQVWQIDMTNDAGDLTCVSRITMAVLPPR
- a CDS encoding AsmA-like C-terminal region-containing protein, with the protein product MKHPLRRWLAGIAVVLLIGAGVLVWVVSTRLPSDEEVAVRISEAFEKRFGVGLKVGGAHWSLLPAPVLVLSDVSTDQPRPITLRRITVQLKLRELLGRVVAVDEAEIESLVLPRESFRAFRGKEPKPKEAGNIVALPSPWTLAPVPLEKLRWRDVVWIDRRDIALAYDGEISFDANWRPRQARLERAGASPPARLRLDRAAAGQDRWRTRIDVGGGTWNGVTLLEAQPEDKLRLSAELEPRQVDIEGLVQAFGRRTAVAGKVSGFSTLVAEAGDLGGLVRGMRTRTTFSVRPATLTGLDLAKTVLTAGTDRSGTTPLDELTGTLETQGTEDGIVLRYTNLKARSGVLTASGNLRFFNRKLDGELAVDLVDGVVGMPLKIGGTASDPQISLTGGALAGAAVGSAVLPGVGTAIGARLGQQVEKLFGTEAPAKKAAPAPRKQGATPVR
- a CDS encoding metal-dependent hydrolase family protein; this translates as MTDAVLFKNASLLDPLRAELLEGHDLLVEGGVVREVSDKPLQSKAARVIDLKGKTLMPGLIDLHVHVIAVELNLARQVHMPNVLITLRSVPMLRGMLRRGFTTVRDAGGAGFAFKQAVESGLAQGPRLFVSGRALSQTGGHGDMRARSDFLDPNAPCPTCVRVGALARVVDGVDAVRRAVREELQMGADQIKIMASGGVASPTDPVGAFGYSEDEIRAIVEEARARGTYVLAHAYTAEAIARAVRCGVRTIEHGNLVDAPTAALMAQMGAYAVPTLVTYDALANEGESFGLPKESVAKVADVREAGLRSLEIYKAAGVKMGFGSDLLGESQRLQSDEFRLRAEVLSPAEAIASATVIGAEVLGLPERLGRLVPGALADVLVVDGNPLRDVSCLLGQGERIPLVMKEGVIQFNELA
- a CDS encoding GAF domain-containing protein, with protein sequence MQPKPFDESLSAVARAHADTQQPQATFDALEKAVAATIGHRLFTILVHHREARESERVYTNMREAYPVGGRKPVTDSPWMQQVMQRGLPYIGRNADDLRDVFYDHELIISLGCRSVLNIPLRWRGETLGTLNMLHEENWYGAGHVELARVFAQLAVPAVMAQHTKEPLA
- a CDS encoding MFS transporter — translated: MTMLSARIERLPFSGFHRRLLMMGGLGYTFDAMDAAVIAFVLPVLRTEWGLSSVQIGVLASANFIGFFFGALASGTCGDLFGRRVVMMSALAIYCVASLFSGMVDSWTVFLALRIVAGFGAGAESAIIAPYLSEFVARRYRGTFTGALAGFFSFGFVAAALLGYFIVPAHPQGWRIVIFITAMPVLLLLWWRRALPESPRWLESQGRQAEAETIVDAMESETVQRGLALPALNAQDVAAPPPSNSRGSLLKNYATLVSSKLIRISTMTWLMWLAITFSYYSFFTWIPSLLIQNGMTITKSFGYSLVIYLAQIPGYFSAAWLNEKIGRQATIVSYMLLGGISALGLAFTHSDAQIMAAGVLLSFFMNGTYAGVYAYTPEVFPTQVRATGSGLASAIGRIGGITAPILVGFIYPALGFAGVFGMTTAVLLLGAAAVTFMGIPTRGRSLEDIAATELS
- a CDS encoding LysR family transcriptional regulator; translation: MNYRSADLNLLKVFEALMTEGNVTRAASKLSLTQPAVSNALRRLRETFDDALFVRSGAGVNPTRRAIDLWEPLSQSLHAIRGTLDVERFDALRSTASLSIAMSDYVSGIVVPRLASRLSKSGPSMQIHAIPNTLVDFDKVLADNKADFAISVYNEEVQRPAFLKSRALWSPDFVCVMRTGHPLARADRIPLKKFLAARHVDVSLVGKTTPTYDLFLHSRGLQRNLVATVNHYGAAYEVVRRSDLMAVLPWSEKFEPARWRAFAGCRCRWRLRHASSNSSGTSGTRLRRCTSG
- a CDS encoding feruloyl-CoA synthase, encoding MNDDFLLDESQIAPPRTVRIDFDDGSFALRSPMALKPYARCIGEWIERWARETPDALAFAERDESGEGWRRLDYRALRQAVGAVAQALLDLKLPEGKPIAILSDNSIDHAVLMLAAMHIGRTACSLSSAYSRMAKDPSRLHGMLQALQPALVYASDAKVYGGALAGCGVEAVAVFSCNADAHAGALPFAQLLEASETPAVTQAYQAVLPDTHAKYLLTSGSTGKPKVVINTHRMLCANQQMMAQTWRFLALEKPVLVDWLPWSHTFGANHNLNMVLCHGGALYIDEGRPAPGLIEKTVRNLREVKPTLLFNVPRGFDMLLPFLEADDALAAEVFSRLRLAFYAAAALAPSTWQRLEAVAQRVRPERPLWLTTSWGATETSPAITSAHWKLDGAGCIGAPLPGLELKFVPNGQKLEMRVKGVSVFPGYRHAPRETAEAFDEEGYYRIGDAGYLADAGRPERGVVFNGRVAEDFKLSSGTWVSVGTLRVKLVSMLAPHAQDVVLTGHDSDEIGMLVFAAPQAAPQALAERIADVLRTLRDEGAGSSQCPTRALVLSEPPSLDAGEITDKGYINQRAVLTRRAAEVARLHAGAHHDLQVIHLRA